The segment GAGTGCCAGATTAAGCTCCGCGAGGCCCGCGTAAATGACAAAGAATGTCGGCCGCACAAACAGATGGCCCGTGAACCAGGACACCGTCTCGACCCAACCGTCCTCCATCACCCGCAGGTAGAGCCGCGACGATTCATCATTGATGAAGTTGTAGGTGCTCAGCGATGCGATCGGCAGGAGAAACAAGCATAGCGCCATGGCCACCAGCGCAAATCCGAGCCACCAGATTCTCGACTGGGCGCCCATCAGGAAATGGCTCCCGCATTTCGCGCAACGGCCTGGCCGGCCCGGCCAACCGAGACGTCCGAGGTGGCGAGCCGAAACCAGTGCTTGTGGTGCGCGAAAGGGTCCACGTCGTGAACGGTCATTTGGGAATCAGGCCAGACGCGCGCGCAAACGGCGCCATATCGGCATGACACCGGGAACATTCCGCAGTTTCTGCAGACGTGCCATCCGCACGACAGCAAAAAGCAATTTTAATTTGATGCCGGCGCCCTCGGGGGCCACGGGCGGCGGCGGAGCCACCGGCTCGTAGAAGCTGTGAAAAACAGGCTCTCGCCAGCCACGGAACCTGGCGCGCCGCCGGGCGCGCGCGGCGTACGCGGTCTCATCCTCGAACCGCAGAATGGAATCCGGCGTCGCCAGCCGGTCCCGGATCACGTCAATTGTCTCGGCGCTTTCCGCTTCGACGGCTTCCCACAAATCCTCATCCTCAATTGCCTGGCCGTGCCAGCGAAACGGAATGGTCGAAAATTCTCGGTGGATCAGCGCTGCATATTCCTCCGCCCAGTGCGCAATATGTACCAGCCGGATAGGTACATCGAGCGGTTGTGGCGGTGAGGTTGGGGTCCGGATGCTGCACATCGCGAACTCATCCGAATCGCGCGCGAAATATACGCCGTCGAGCGAACGGAAGAGCCGCGGTACATATTCTTCGTCGAGGCTGACAATGAACTCGTTCAGATAAAACGGATTGTCGCGCTGGACCCGGATCACCAGCGGATGCAAATGAAAACATCGAAACAGCATCCCCTCATCGGGGACATTCCAGATCATGTAGGCCGGGCCGATATTGCTCCGCTCACCACCCATGATGTAGCCCGATATCATCGGATGAAAATGACGTGTCGATGCATCGACCAGGAGACGCGGCGGAATTTCGATCACCGCACCTTCACCCGTCGGCGTGATCACCTCATTCTCGACGATTGCCGGGTCATCGAAGATGGATTTGAGAACGGCGGGAATCGGGAACATCACCGCATCCTTGCCTTCAACGATGCGCCGTGCGGCGTTGGTGATCGTTCCGGTCGCGCAGATAAAATCCGGGTACAGAAAAAAGATCGCGTCGAAATTACCCGACCGTTTCAGAGCTTCCAGCTGTGCCATGCTGGCGCCGATATACTTGTTGTGCCGCGGGATCTTGTCGATCTCCACATACTGCACATCGATCAAACGCTTCAGGCGACGCATGATCGGTGCCGCTTCGAGAATTTTGCGATCCTGCGCGGTCGTCAGGATCATGTACTGGGACCCTTCCAACCACGGAAAACCCGAAAGATTTCCATAGGCGAGCTGGGTCGGAAGCGACTGCTCCAGAAACTCCCGCACATAGCTCGGTCCCCAGACAATCAGGGGGAATAGAAACCTCATGGTAAATGCACCTCAACCTGATCGTCCGCCCATTTGCTCATCTCGCGATGCCAGTGGTGAACGCCGTAGCGATCGATCTCACGTTTCACATACCGCGGCAGCATACTGGACGGAAGACTGCACAACGCCAACAGCCGCAAGTTTTCACGCGATAGCGGCACACCATGCTTGATTGCGGTTTGCAGGAACTTCCAACCTCGAATCTCGGGCTTGAATATCTTCCGCATCTCCAGAAGCGTGCCGTCGCCGAACCAGCCAAGCTGGTAACCCAGCTTGTTGCGGACATAGTTGAAGATTATCGCATGCTTCATTTTCTTCTCGAAGTACCGCAATACGAGCTGATCGTAGGGGTCCGCATCGCGTAGCGGTTTCGAAAACGCAATGTCGATCGATACCAGGCAATCATTCATATGCAGCAACTGCGTGCCACGGAAACTCGCGCTGCCGATATCGACATTCGCGGCAATTGAAGGCTTGTCGAAATAGTAGGAATTTCCCTGCGTGCCGACCCCGGTCGTCAGTTCGTAGCCTGCCTGCCAGCGTGATGCCTTCCGGGCCTGAAACACACCCGCACGCTCAAACGCGCTACGCCGGTACACGGATGCCCCGGTCAGGATATTGCGGGTGACGGGCATCTGTGCCTGCAGGTCTAAAAAATCGTCGCGCGGGATCAGGCCGTCGGGGAAAATCCCCTTCATGAACAGCCCGTTCGCAATTCCTGGAACCCATTCATAATTCCACGGTTCTTCGATGTGCGGAATTTTCCGAACCGGGTCGGGATAGATCTGGACCTGCCCGCCCATGACCTGGACCACGGACGGGTCCGACTTCATGACCCCCATCGCACGGCTCAAGAGACTCTTCGACACCCAAAAATCATCATCACAAAGGTAGATGAAATATTCGCCCGTGGACCATTCATAGACAAAGCGTCGAAAGATCTCGCGATCCCCAAGCTTCGATCCGACATTCTTGGGCAATCGAATATAGCGAATTCTCGAATCGATTTCGGCTGCGGCGTTGACGACTTCGGGTGTCGCGTCCGGCGAGCAATCATCGACGATGATCAGTTCGAAATCCTCGAAATCCTGTTTCAGGACTGAATCGATGGCGCGCTGGAGGATGCCGCAACGCTGATATGTCGCGATCAGAACGCTGACTTCAGGCATCGGACAAATCGGTCACTGGGCGTGATTGAGCGGCGCGCGCGATCCTCATGCTAGAGCCCGGTGTTTCTGTGCATGAAGTAGCCGGAGCGTCGCTGGCGCGCCTTGTAGGCATCCGGGTCTTCGATCGCGAGAAGGGAGTCGGGTATGGTGAGGCGTTTGCGCAAATTTTTCATGAAGCGCCGCGCTTCGACGGATTTCTCCTCCCATTCGGAAGACGTCATATCGCGGTAATGCCAATAGAATTGCTGGCGGGTGAAGTATCGGAGGATCAGGCTCGAGCTCTCCTCGGCCCACAATGCCGCGCGGGCCAGGTTGAGCCGGCTACCTTCCATCGGGTGGGGAGGATCTTCGACGCTGCGTGTGCTGCACATGGCAAGATCGTCAGAATCGTTGATGAACGCCAGCTTGTCGCCAATTGTGAAGACGCGTGAGATGAACTCGTCGTCCAGGCTGATTTCGAAGTGACGAAAGAACTCCGGATTATCCTTTTCCAGAAGCAATCCGGTCGGATGCAAATGAAAACTGTGAATGATCTGACCCTGGCCGATGATCGGCCAGACAAAGAGTGCGGGCCATTCGGCGTAGACCCCGCTGTCGGTCTCGTAACCGCGATTGACCGGATGGGGATAAAGGATATCCAGCTCGACGAGCTGGCGTGGCTCGATACTGATTTCCTTGCCCTGAGCGGTCCCGACCTCCATTCCGTGGGCTCTGAACAATCCCCCACAAACCGCTTCCTGCGAAATATAGGGAATTGGGCACAGCACCGCGCGGTAGCCGTCTGCAAGCTTCTCGGCAACCGTCCGCAAGGATCCTGTCGAGTAGATGAAGTCGGGATACAGGAAAAAGATACCGTCACAGGTTTCTGCCGCACGTTTCATGCCCGCAGTCTGCGCGATCGAGACCCGATTATACTTATGGATATCGACAGAGGTATCGACCTGGATGTCGTCGATGAACATCACATCGACTTCCAGCAGACGTTCCAGGCGCTGGTAGGTGGCCGCTTGCGAAATCTCCGCAAAATCCTCCCGGGTGGTCATCAACTGATACACAAAGTGCTCAGTCCAGGAATTCTCCAGAAAGTTTCCGCGTGAAAACAGTGTCGGCAGCGAGTGGTTGACCAACAAGTCGACATAGGTGTGCCCCCAAACGACTGTGTTGAGCGCAAATCTCATTCATCACCCACAACCCGGTTCTGTGTACCGGGTTTCATCAGCAGCAACATGCCGTTCGACACGGGAAGAAGGACGCGCCGCCAGCCGGAAAGCTCCTTGGCGCGCATCAGAGCAGCATGCACACCGCTTCCCTTCTCGGTCGAAAAATCTGCATTCATCACATCGCCATGGAACAGCGCATCATCGATGACGACGATCCCGCCCGGAGTGACGGCATCGACAACCATGTCCAGATACGCGGCATATGCCTCTTTGTGACCGTCGATGAAAACCAGATCGAACTTGCGATCAGCCACCAACGACGGCAGCACTTCATCTGCACTGCCGTTGATCAGCTCGATTTTGTCCGACAGACCGTTGCGCTCGAAGTTTCGCCTTGCGATCGCCGCGAACTGATCGAATTTCTCGATCGTCACCAGGTGCCCGTCGTCCGGCAGGGTCTTTGCCATATATAGCCCGGACACCCCGATGAACGTGCCTATCTCCAATATGGAACGTGCGTCACGCAGGGTTACGAGGCATTGAAGGAAGCTCAGCGCCACCGGGCTCGAAGCCATTTCCTCGATCGTTTGTGAATCCGGCACCTCAAGATCGAAGGTATCCTGTGGCAATCTCAGGTCACAAACGTCGAGAATGAGATCGAATATGGATTGCTCGATGGGCACATCCGCATTCGCATACAGGTTGGCGTTGAATGCCTGGTTTGGAAGTATTTTCTGCCAGCTTTCCATATCGCCCCTGCGCTGTCACAGCCCTGTAGGCGCAACACACGAATTTGCCCACGTTACGCGCATTTTCCGCACACATGCTTATACTTGAAGGCACACGATTGTTGCAGTGCTAGTTTACGTTTTTGCCCCGTACCGACGGCGAAAAAGAAGACCCCCGCGAAAGGTCAGGACCGAAGCATTGGACCGGAACCATGTATTCATCACCGATGATTCGACGCTCGTACCCGATGACGCGGCCGTCGCCATAATCCGCGACGACGAGGGCAAATACCTGCTCCAGCACAGAGATGAGAAGCCCGGCATCTTTTTCCCCGACCATTGGGGTTTCTTTGGCGGCGCCCTGGAACCCGGGGAGACACCGGCTCAGGCATTGATTCGGGAACTGGCCGAAGAGCTTGATATTCACGTCGAGGAACGCACACTGAACCAACTGACCGTGTTTGGCTTCGACTTCGAGTTTGCCGGCGGCCCGAGGATCGACCGAACCTTCTTCGAACTTTCACCCGGCAACGACCAGCTCCGATCGCTTGATCTCGGGGAGGGCCAGGATTTCGGTTTTTTCAGCGGTGACGAAGCACTGACGCGACTTCGCTTGGCACCGTATGACGGCTTTGCACTCTGGATACATTCAAATCAGGACAGGATTGCGCGCGGCTAACGCAATCGCCCGCGGCCGGTCTCACCTGCGACGGCGAACTGCTCAGTGGCTGCTAACTTCCGCCACCCGCTTTGCATAGACTTCGATTGATTCTTCGACCGCACCGAAATGAACGAGGTTTCCTTTTTCCAATACAATCGCCTGGTTGCAGAATTTTCGAATGATGTCATTGGAGTGAGACGCAATGACAAGAATGTTCGCATCCTCGAGCATCTGCTCGAGGCGCTCGTTGGCCTTGTTCATGAACGCCGCATCACCCGCGCCAATGACCTCGTCAAGCAGCAGAATGTCCGGCTTCAGGGCGGTAGCTACGGCAAACGAAAGACGCGCACGCATGCCGGATGAATAGGTGCGAATGGGCAGGCTCAGAAAGTCCGACAACTGCGTGAACTCTTCAATATCGGGCAGCGCGTCCTCGATCTCGTTGGCGGTCATACCGAACACCAATCCTTGCAACCGGATATTGTCTCGGCCCGTAAGATCCTCGTCGAGCCCCAGGGAGATGCTGAAAAGAGTCGAGATGATGCCGTCTGTCGTGACCGATCCGCGCGTCGGCGCATAGATATTGGCCATCACGCGAAGCAGTGTGCTTTTACCCGAACCGTTATGCCCGAGTATTCCCAGGCGTGTACCTTCGTTGATGTCGATACTGATTCCGTCCAGCGCCGATATAATCAGCTGGTTGCGCGCCGTAATTCCCAGTTTTCCGCCCAGAAATTCACGGAAAAACTCGGGATGCAGCAACCGGTTCTGGCTTACATGGCTGATGCGGAAATCCATACCCACATCTGTCAGCTTAATGGACGGCATTGATCTACTTCTTCGGGTCGCGGGGCGTCAGCGCCACGCCATATCGGCGCGCAGCTTGTCGTCAAATTGTTCGATGGTTCTCTCGGCCTGCTCATCCGAAAGCACCTCCGTCCAGTTCATATCCTTATCCACGGGCACACCTTCCCACACACTGTCCGGCACACCCAGCGTGGCTGCAATCTCGCGACGCCGGTCCGTGTTGTCACCATCGGCCTCACTCATGAGGATGATCGGCCAGTTGGGACGTTTGTCGAAAAACTCGATCCACCCCTGAATCCAATCTGCCATCAATGGAACAAAGTTCTCGATCTGCCAGTCGACCAGTTCCGATGCATTTGTAAACTGTCCCTCCTGCAAGGGCGGGCTCAATCCCGCCTCAACAATCTGAGACTGCCCCTGATCCTCGAAGTAGAGGCGCGTCCGTCTGGCGACGATCAGCCGCGGGTCGCTGACATGTACGATCACCGCCGCGAGCGCCAGTTTCAGGCCATCGAGATTCCTGGGGGAGGCGTCGAGATACGTCGCCGCAACGCATCGTCGGTCCTGGAGGAACGCATCCGTCGACAGCAGATCGTTCGGAAAGTATCCGTTGCACAGTTCCACCGGCACAAACTCAGCCGCATCGCGCATCGCTTCCGCAAGTGACTCACTTCGCGAAAACGGCAACCCCGCGATAACGATGTGACTGTCATGGAGTGACGGGCTGTCCGCATCATCGTCCGCCGCCGTCCGCAACTTCCTGAGCCGTTCTATTTCCGCTTCCGCCTCGACGAATGCGTGTTTCGCCCCCGCAAGCTCCTCGAGCGTTTTCTCATGATCGGCAAGAACCTGTGCCACCTCGTCGCTCACGTCTTTCTGCAGACCGGCGACGAGACCACGGACTTCATCCAGTTCCGTACGCAACTCGGTTTCACCGCGACGAGCTTCGTCGGCCGAAGCCTGCAACGCACCAATCTGAGGTTCGAGTTCATTGACGCGGTCGCGCGCGGCCGCCAGTGCCGCCGTTAACTGGTCAATTTCAGCTCTCGAAGCTTCGGCCAATTCGCCAGCAGCACGGAGTTCTTCACTCTTGCGCTCCAACTCCTGCTGAATTGCGCTGGCATTCGCGCGCGCGTCATCGAGTTCAGCCGCGCGCGCCGCAATGTCTGCTTCCAACCCCTGCCGCGTTGCTTCTGATTCCTGCAATCGGACCACCAGAGCCCCGTTCTCGGCAGACAATGCTTCAGCCCGTTCGGACAATTCGTCGGCCTGTTTGGACATTTCGTCAGCCCGTTCGGACATTTCGTTAGCCCGTTTGGACATTTCATCAGCCCGTTCGGACATTTCGTCAGCCCGTTCGGACGATCCGATCGCCCGCGCAGTTGCCTCTTCTGCTTCAATCCACGCCTTCCCGCGATCTTCGAGGATTTCAACATGCTTCTCGTAAATTCTGTCGATCGCCTCGAGCCCCTGCTTCAACTTGCCGCGGAGACTCTTAACTTGGCGTTCAGCCTGGTCGGCCCGGACGACCACGGCAGCCAGTTCATCAGACAGCGATTCGTTTTGACCGAGCGTCTCGTTGCGTTCGCCCAGAACCCGGTGGAACTCATCGTTTTGCCGCGCAAGGCTCGAAGCAATCTGATCACGATGCGCGATGATGTTCTCAACTTCGGCGTCACGCATATCTGCCTCCGCACGAAGCGCTTCGATCACGCGCATCGCATGCGAATGACTGTTTCGCACCTCCTCGAGTTCGACGATTTTTACGGCGGTGTACCCGAACTCGCCGAGAACCCTTTGTATGCCGCGCCTCAGCATTCGGGCGCCCCCTCATCTGATTGATCTTCCGCCCGGTCGTGGCGCGTTGTTCCATCCGCGCTGGTGATCGCATGCTGCAGTCGTGCGGTCAGACGTTCAACAACGTCTGGTTCATGGCTGTATCGATCTTGCAGCTCCTGCACGATGAATTCCACCGCATAGGCCGGATCACGAACCGCTTGCATAATATCGAACGTCTGCCACACGGTTTCGATCCGCCGACGGTCTTCGGTATCCAGGTCCGAGATATTTGCAGTCCCCATCTTGTGTACATGTACCGGGGAAGGCCGATATTTCCAATCGGGATTGACGAATTTCCCGATTTCGTGGACGGCCTCTGGTTCGCTCAGATCCTCCGTGGCGATCGTCAGGACATTTCTGAAAAGGTGGATGTTCTTGTCGGTCAGTCGTGTTTGCTTGTCGACAAACCAGCCGAAACGTTCCCGCAGGCTGATGGCGCGCCATTCCTCCTCGGACATTTCGTCGAAATCCGGTGCGGTCAACCGCTGTATCGTTCTCATCCCTGGGAATTCACTCTCGTCGAACGAACTGTAGCCCAGCCAATGCTCCGGATCGATTTGAGACTGATTCTCAAGGGAGCGTGAATGCGGTTCGCGCTGTCGAGTGACGCGAATGATTCGGGTGTCCGCGCCCAGAACCGCTCGGACTGCAGGCAGTGCGAAACCGAGACCATGACTAACTTCGAAACGTTGTTCCCATGACATCATCAGGCCGTAAAGCGGCGCAGGGTCCGACTCACACACATAGGCCCTCAAACTGGGCCAGAGATCGAATGTGTCCGATACATACCCGCAATAGGACAGGCTCTCGTTGTTGAAGAAGAGGTAACTCTGAAGGATGTTGCGTAACGATGTTGATCCATCGCGCGCCTGACAAACTGCCACACATTCAACCATGGCGAACTAGACCCAACTCGCAGCTCGGCGGTGATATCGTTCGTACAGCGGAAGTGCGAGAGCCCAGCCGACAAGCGTCACCGCGCCCACAACCATCCATGTCTCACTTTGCGGACTCTTGCCCAACAGCGGCAAGCGCGCCAGATCCAGAAAATGCGCGAACACGTTGAGCTTGACGATTATCTGGGCGTCACCGAGCGTCTCCGAAAACCAGAAAATTGGCGTCACGAAAAAGAAAATCAGCATCACGTTCTGGATGATTTGCGGAATATCCCGGTAGCGGGTGCATACGACACCCAGCAACAAAACCACCCAGACGGCGTTCAGGAGGTAGAGCAGCAGCGCCGGCAGAATCAACAGGGTGTTCGTATTCAGCGGCAAGCTGAATATGAAGAATACTGCAATGTAGATGATGAAATTGTGCGCAAAGAGGATGGCATTGCGCGCAATGAACCGAAACACATGAACAGACATGGGCAAGTTGATTGCCTTGATCACATGCGCACTGCCGGCAAAAACCGCTGTTCCCTCGTTGACGGACGTTGAGATGAAGGTCCAGAGAATCAGGCCCGTCGCCAAATGGGGCAACAGCGCATGGGTTTCAACATTCCACAGGATCGAAAACACACCGCCAATCCCGACCACCGATACGCCGAGGCTTATGGTGGACCAGAATGGTCCGATGACCGATCGGCGATAGCGTTGCTTGACGTCGATCCAGGCCCAGTTCAGCCAGATACGCCAGAGCAGAAATCCACGAATAACGTCCTTGCCGATCATGACTGCGTAATTGCCGGTTCACGCTGCATGGTCGAAATCCAGCACCACACTGGCGCTGCTCTCCGGCGGCAACTCGACAGGCTGACCAAGCAATTTTCCGGCGCGCGTCTTTGAGCGCTCGTTGACCGCCAAAATTGGTGCGTTGGCGGACAGTGAAAATTCCGATAGATCGCTCCAGATGGCCTCGTTCAGTCTGTCCGCCTCCGTTTCTTTCACCTTCTGATAAAGTTCCAGATCGGCATCGACAAATTCTTCGAACAGCTTGCACAGCTCATCGTAGCGCAGGCGATACTCAAACTGCCGCTCCGCGCTCCCCTGGCTGTGGATGCGCGGGAAGGCCACGCTGGGGAAATTGTATCGAACCAGATAGGCACGTACGAACTTCTCATACTCGTCGAGCGTTCCCACCAGGGTAAAATCGTTTGCGACGTTTGCTATCGCCGCATCGACATGCGAGCCCGAGAGGGGCTCATTGCGATCGACATTCCCGAGTATTGTCCGGGTCATGTAATTCTTGACGAGAACCGGCCCCTTGAGAAGCTCGTCGGCATTCCGCCGTATTCTTTGCCCGACCACATCAATGAGTTCGTCGATCGTCGTCGCCACATTGTGACTGGACAGATTCATGAACAGGCATTCCGAAACCAGGCGCTCGATCGGGTCGCGCAGGATCGTGACCGCGTCGATGGCACCGTAAGCGCGCGCTTCTACATGTAGCGGTGCATGGCCGAACATGAAGTTCCGACGTTCGGCCTCAAAAACCGAATTGTACAGTTCGCCGCAATCGTGGGGAAACCGCGCGGCACCGCTCATCCAGACATGGGTGAAACCAAACCGCGCGCAGAACGCAGAATTCAGCGTTGCAAACGTCCCGCCTCCACATTTCTGCAGATGGACGAAAGCCACGCTGCGTGCATCCAGTTCCGGTCGCCGGTCCGGATTGTAGTGCGGGTTGATGACAACGGTGGTGTCGTCCGGGCTATTCACGGCAAGCATCCTGGCAACAGATCGGGCAGACCGTCCAGAGACCGGATCGCGCAAAACGCAATGCAGGAGTCACAACCTCAGGAGGGTCCGTCGCCGGCAATTGATTTGAAGATGTGATTATTTTACGTAGACCGATTCTGCCAGTTGCAGTCCCATTTTTGCCTTGCGGACAAACTCGTGGAAGCTGCTGAGTTTCCGAAGTTCACGCACAACGTATCGCGGGCGAAAGTAAAATTTCTGGACGGCGTCGTTTCTGATCTTCTTCAACTCATCCAGCGATGCGTAGGTCTCGATAATCTCGGGCGGCAGGAAATTGGGGACCGGGCGGCACGCATATTCGCCCCAGAAGTCCGCCTTGATAACCCCCATGGAAAGGCCTTCCGTGTACATCTCCGTACCGGCATAGGGGATCGTGATGGAGAATTGGGCGTAGTCGGCATCGAGTTCCTTGGCGAACTCGATGGTCTGGTACATGTCGGCTTTTGACTCGTCGAGATTGCCGAACATGAAGTAGGTCAGAACCGTCATCCCGGCGTTCTTTGCCAGTCGCACGGCATCGCGTGCCTGGTCCAGCGTGATCTTCTTCTTCATACGGTCGATGACATGCTGCACACCCGACTCGATTCCGAAATGAATTCGGCGGCAGCCGGCCTTGTGCATCAACTCGAGCAGGTCATCATCCACGGACGCCGACGAAACCCTGTCGCGGATGGCCCATTCGACTCCCAGATCCGCTTCGATGAGCGCCTCGCAAATTTCCCGCAGTCGTTTACGCGACCAGGTGAAAGTGTCGTCGTAGATCTCGACTTCGCGGATGCCCAGTGCATGAATCTCGCGAAACTCGTTCACAACACTCTCCGCCGAGCGGGCCAGGTTCTTCTGGAAGTTCAGTTTGCAGAAGGTGCACCGGTGCGGACAACCGCGGCTTGTGATCATGGTCGTCACAAACTTCTGTTTACCGAGCACGGAACTGTAATTCTTTATCGGCAGCAATGTCCGATCGGGCTGCGGCAGGCTGTCGAGATCGCCCTCGACGAAAAAGACGTTCTGGACCGGTTTGATCCCGTGCTCCTTGAAATGCAGCCCGTCCATGGAATTGTCCAGAATGCCATGGGACACCATGTTGCAGAGGTACAGGAAAGGTGTTTCACCATCACCGCACACAACGCTGTCGACGAACGGCACGTCGAGCGTCTCTTGCGGGTAGATGCCCAGATGCGGCCCGCCGTAGCAAAGATGTGTGTCCGGCAGGGCCTGTTTGATCAGCTCCCCTGTGCGGTAGGCCGGATACCAGAAGTCGGTCCAAGCCGAAATTCCGACGACATCGGGACCGAACGCAACGGCCCGCTCGACGATCTCGTCGAACGAAAGCTGTTCGGCAATCGTATCGATAACCTCAACAGTGTGCGGCGAATTCTTGGCAATGTTGGTCGCGATGTAGAGAATTCCGAGCGGCGGCTTGTAACCGATCCCCTCACTCCCCTCCTCGACCTGCGGCAGAAAGGACTGCACACCTTCGATCGTCGGCCCCTGCAAAAGCAAAACCTTCAGCGGGCGCGCGGCAGTTGTCATGTGCACAGGCGCGCTGTCCGCGGCGTGCTTTGCCTGCACCAGAAAGGACTTCAGGGTATCACTCATGCCTTCAACACCGCGCCTTTATCGTATCGGAACCAACGCTCGAATCACCCGCCGGCTCGCGGCGGCGGAGAGAAGCAATTGTTTCTGTGCTCTAAACTTGCAACCAACTCGATTTTATAGCCGTTAACGCGTTCGAGGTCACCAACTATCCTTTTCTTCCGGCGCTGGATATTGTTGCAAACAGCCTAGGAAAACCGTGGCAAAACAGCATATTCACCGGTCGGCATTGCAAAATCCGGCGCCGAGCATTTCCACGT is part of the Alphaproteobacteria bacterium genome and harbors:
- a CDS encoding ABC transporter ATP-binding protein, with protein sequence MPSIKLTDVGMDFRISHVSQNRLLHPEFFREFLGGKLGITARNQLIISALDGISIDINEGTRLGILGHNGSGKSTLLRVMANIYAPTRGSVTTDGIISTLFSISLGLDEDLTGRDNIRLQGLVFGMTANEIEDALPDIEEFTQLSDFLSLPIRTYSSGMRARLSFAVATALKPDILLLDEVIGAGDAAFMNKANERLEQMLEDANILVIASHSNDIIRKFCNQAIVLEKGNLVHFGAVEESIEVYAKRVAEVSSH
- a CDS encoding glycosyltransferase family 2 protein, whose product is MPEVSVLIATYQRCGILQRAIDSVLKQDFEDFELIIVDDCSPDATPEVVNAAAEIDSRIRYIRLPKNVGSKLGDREIFRRFVYEWSTGEYFIYLCDDDFWVSKSLLSRAMGVMKSDPSVVQVMGGQVQIYPDPVRKIPHIEEPWNYEWVPGIANGLFMKGIFPDGLIPRDDFLDLQAQMPVTRNILTGASVYRRSAFERAGVFQARKASRWQAGYELTTGVGTQGNSYYFDKPSIAANVDIGSASFRGTQLLHMNDCLVSIDIAFSKPLRDADPYDQLVLRYFEKKMKHAIIFNYVRNKLGYQLGWFGDGTLLEMRKIFKPEIRGWKFLQTAIKHGVPLSRENLRLLALCSLPSSMLPRYVKREIDRYGVHHWHREMSKWADDQVEVHLP
- a CDS encoding NUDIX domain-containing protein is translated as MDRNHVFITDDSTLVPDDAAVAIIRDDEGKYLLQHRDEKPGIFFPDHWGFFGGALEPGETPAQALIRELAEELDIHVEERTLNQLTVFGFDFEFAGGPRIDRTFFELSPGNDQLRSLDLGEGQDFGFFSGDEALTRLRLAPYDGFALWIHSNQDRIARG
- a CDS encoding ABC transporter permease, which translates into the protein MIGKDVIRGFLLWRIWLNWAWIDVKQRYRRSVIGPFWSTISLGVSVVGIGGVFSILWNVETHALLPHLATGLILWTFISTSVNEGTAVFAGSAHVIKAINLPMSVHVFRFIARNAILFAHNFIIYIAVFFIFSLPLNTNTLLILPALLLYLLNAVWVVLLLGVVCTRYRDIPQIIQNVMLIFFFVTPIFWFSETLGDAQIIVKLNVFAHFLDLARLPLLGKSPQSETWMVVGAVTLVGWALALPLYERYHRRAASWV
- a CDS encoding O-methyltransferase; its protein translation is MPIEQSIFDLILDVCDLRLPQDTFDLEVPDSQTIEEMASSPVALSFLQCLVTLRDARSILEIGTFIGVSGLYMAKTLPDDGHLVTIEKFDQFAAIARRNFERNGLSDKIELINGSADEVLPSLVADRKFDLVFIDGHKEAYAAYLDMVVDAVTPGGIVVIDDALFHGDVMNADFSTEKGSGVHAALMRAKELSGWRRVLLPVSNGMLLLMKPGTQNRVVGDE
- a CDS encoding radical SAM protein — protein: MSDTLKSFLVQAKHAADSAPVHMTTAARPLKVLLLQGPTIEGVQSFLPQVEEGSEGIGYKPPLGILYIATNIAKNSPHTVEVIDTIAEQLSFDEIVERAVAFGPDVVGISAWTDFWYPAYRTGELIKQALPDTHLCYGGPHLGIYPQETLDVPFVDSVVCGDGETPFLYLCNMVSHGILDNSMDGLHFKEHGIKPVQNVFFVEGDLDSLPQPDRTLLPIKNYSSVLGKQKFVTTMITSRGCPHRCTFCKLNFQKNLARSAESVVNEFREIHALGIREVEIYDDTFTWSRKRLREICEALIEADLGVEWAIRDRVSSASVDDDLLELMHKAGCRRIHFGIESGVQHVIDRMKKKITLDQARDAVRLAKNAGMTVLTYFMFGNLDESKADMYQTIEFAKELDADYAQFSITIPYAGTEMYTEGLSMGVIKADFWGEYACRPVPNFLPPEIIETYASLDELKKIRNDAVQKFYFRPRYVVRELRKLSSFHEFVRKAKMGLQLAESVYVK